One genomic window of Micromonospora sp. WMMD1128 includes the following:
- a CDS encoding DUF881 domain-containing protein has translation MTAAPPRDGERDPSTRVYAPDFLTELFRNPLDPGYADASARRAVGPVSRMREVLGRPVSLVVLAVIGFLFAVAYRETVAEEPSRATARAGLIAAIKQREAETDRLTARAEQLREEVGRQRDAALSGSQASRLRTLEAGTGLGRVRGDGVVVRLADAPRDTDAVTGAEAGPSHVLYSDLQKVANGLWAAGAEAVSINGQRLTATSTIRQAGEAILVDYRPVTSPYEVQAIGPGSMRGKFDDGRAAGLMREVARTTGLSFGVKEVDDLSLPAAPEPQLRYAEPSASPRPSGSGVAGSSSPGSSGSGVSSSPSGGGR, from the coding sequence GTGACGGCGGCGCCGCCCCGGGACGGGGAACGGGACCCGTCGACGCGGGTGTACGCGCCGGACTTCCTGACCGAGCTGTTCCGCAATCCGCTGGATCCGGGTTACGCCGACGCGTCGGCCCGCCGGGCGGTGGGTCCGGTGTCGCGGATGCGGGAGGTGCTGGGCCGTCCGGTGAGCCTGGTGGTGCTGGCGGTGATCGGGTTCCTGTTCGCGGTGGCTTACCGGGAGACGGTGGCGGAGGAGCCGAGTCGGGCGACCGCGCGGGCCGGTCTGATCGCCGCGATCAAGCAGCGGGAGGCGGAGACGGACCGGTTGACCGCGCGGGCGGAGCAGTTGCGCGAGGAGGTCGGCCGGCAGCGGGACGCGGCGTTGAGCGGTTCGCAGGCGTCCCGGTTGCGCACGCTTGAGGCCGGCACGGGCCTGGGTCGGGTGCGTGGGGACGGTGTGGTGGTGCGGTTGGCCGACGCGCCGCGGGACACCGACGCGGTGACGGGGGCGGAGGCCGGTCCGTCGCACGTGTTGTACTCCGACCTGCAGAAGGTGGCGAACGGTCTGTGGGCGGCGGGCGCGGAGGCGGTGTCGATCAACGGGCAGCGGTTGACCGCGACGTCGACGATCCGGCAGGCCGGTGAGGCGATCCTGGTGGACTACCGGCCGGTGACGAGTCCGTACGAGGTGCAGGCGATCGGGCCGGGGTCGATGCGGGGCAAGTTCGACGACGGCCGGGCGGCGGGGTTGATGCGGGAGGTGGCGCGGACGACGGGGTTGTCGTTCGGGGTGAAGGAGGTCGACGACCTCTCGCTCCCGGCGGCTCCGGAGCCACAGCTACGCTACGCCGAGCCGTCGGCGAGTCCGCGTCCGTCGGGTTCGGGTGTCGCGGGTTCGTCCAGTCCTGGGTCGTCCGGCTCGGGTGTTTCTTCCAGCCCTTCGGGAGGTGGCCGATGA
- a CDS encoding phosphatidylethanolamine-binding protein — translation MPGPRPGSNAYDKQRARLRDRVEQSGRAADQEANEVANRILQDDRGQRGVARGDRTYGPKGEREPGDPK, via the coding sequence ATGCCAGGACCACGGCCGGGCAGCAACGCGTACGACAAGCAGCGGGCGCGGTTGCGCGACCGCGTGGAGCAGTCCGGGCGGGCCGCCGACCAGGAGGCGAACGAGGTGGCGAACCGGATCCTCCAGGACGACCGGGGTCAGCGGGGCGTAGCCCGGGGTGACCGGACCTACGGGCCCAAGGGCGAACGCGAACCGGGCGACCCGAAGTGA
- a CDS encoding PP2C family protein-serine/threonine phosphatase gives MPEASGAVSRALRTAPPDQLPEAADAVLRQTLGAARSEVFVADYRSSGLWPVRDQERADGGPLRSHGVAQRCFSSQQPVLDTADDGRCLAHLPLSVWGERLGVLLVEFPGVPDAATVAAAREAAGDLAVAIRAADRETDRYRRVRRRERLSMAAEMQWDLLPGRSVEHGDVLLAGQLEPAYTVGGDHFDWSVDSDRLTLTVLNGAGNGLSASLLTAVTVNAMRNARRSGGSLVEQAELASDTIFYQHRGSRHVATLLLELDGRRGVVRAVDAGSPRVLRLRGGRVTPVSLEQQLPLGMFAETRYAVQEFGLEPGDRLFVVSDGVYAAEPDEQEPYGARAMARAMRSTRLQPAAEAVGTVMRELHAYHADADLRDDAVVVCLDWRGSSRSGDVTRR, from the coding sequence ATGCCGGAGGCGTCCGGAGCGGTGTCGCGTGCCCTGCGCACGGCGCCACCCGACCAGTTGCCGGAGGCCGCGGACGCGGTGCTCCGCCAGACGCTCGGCGCCGCGCGGTCGGAGGTGTTCGTCGCCGACTACCGGTCCAGCGGGTTGTGGCCGGTGCGGGACCAGGAGCGCGCCGACGGCGGCCCGCTCCGCTCGCACGGCGTGGCGCAGCGCTGCTTCAGCAGCCAGCAGCCGGTGTTGGACACCGCGGACGACGGCCGTTGCCTGGCCCACCTGCCGCTGTCGGTGTGGGGGGAGCGGCTCGGCGTGCTGCTCGTGGAGTTTCCCGGCGTCCCGGACGCGGCGACGGTGGCGGCGGCCCGGGAGGCCGCGGGTGACCTGGCGGTGGCCATCCGCGCGGCCGACCGGGAGACCGACCGCTACCGTCGGGTGCGCCGGCGGGAGCGGCTCAGCATGGCCGCGGAGATGCAGTGGGACCTGTTGCCCGGGCGCAGCGTCGAGCACGGCGACGTGCTGCTCGCCGGGCAGCTCGAGCCGGCGTACACGGTGGGCGGCGACCACTTCGACTGGTCCGTCGACAGCGACCGGCTCACGCTGACGGTGCTCAACGGCGCCGGCAACGGACTGTCCGCGTCGCTGCTCACCGCGGTGACGGTGAACGCGATGCGCAACGCGCGCCGCTCCGGCGGCAGCCTGGTGGAGCAGGCCGAGCTGGCCTCCGACACCATCTTCTACCAGCACCGGGGGAGCCGGCACGTGGCCACGCTGCTGTTGGAGCTGGACGGTCGGCGGGGCGTGGTGCGGGCGGTGGACGCGGGTTCCCCTCGCGTGCTGCGGCTGCGCGGCGGCCGGGTCACCCCGGTCAGCCTGGAGCAGCAGCTGCCGCTCGGCATGTTCGCCGAGACGCGGTATGCGGTGCAGGAGTTCGGCCTGGAGCCGGGGGATCGGCTCTTCGTGGTCAGCGACGGGGTGTACGCGGCCGAGCCGGATGAGCAGGAGCCCTACGGGGCGCGGGCGATGGCGCGGGCGATGCGGTCCACTCGGCTGCAGCCGGCCGCCGAGGCAGTTGGTACGGTGATGCGCGAACTGCACGCGTACCATGCCGACGCGGATCTTCGCGACGACGCGGTAGTCGTCTGTCTGGACTGGCGCGGTTCCAGCCGGTCGGGTGACGTCACGCGGCGGTGA
- a CDS encoding SAM-dependent methyltransferase, producing MAEPDRPSTARMIDHWLGGQHHRPVDVAAAAAFEAAYGPCAAIFRSLRAFLGRAVGAIAAEGVDAFLVFGAGVPTRGNVHEAAPDATVLYTDVDPETVRLGQRLLAGSDRAGYGYGDATDIGTLDPALLHRFVPGWGRRPVGVVFLGLAAFLDDDTLVRTLDELYEAVAPGSWLAIDFDGEELAGHPRALAMMGPAFRMRSPGEFAPLLGRWQPTGEGLVPVARWRPVGEPEPVPDAFHGGLARRPTG from the coding sequence ATGGCCGAACCGGACCGACCGAGCACCGCCCGCATGATCGACCACTGGCTCGGCGGGCAGCACCACCGTCCGGTGGATGTCGCCGCGGCCGCCGCGTTCGAGGCGGCGTACGGGCCGTGCGCCGCGATCTTCCGTTCGTTGCGTGCCTTCCTCGGCCGGGCGGTGGGGGCGATCGCCGCCGAAGGGGTGGACGCGTTCCTGGTCTTCGGCGCCGGCGTGCCGACCCGGGGCAACGTCCACGAGGCGGCGCCGGACGCCACCGTCCTCTACACCGACGTCGACCCGGAGACGGTCCGGCTCGGCCAGCGCCTGCTGGCCGGCAGCGACCGCGCCGGCTACGGCTACGGCGACGCCACCGACATCGGTACGCTCGATCCGGCCCTGCTGCACCGCTTCGTGCCGGGCTGGGGGCGGAGACCGGTCGGGGTGGTCTTCCTCGGGCTGGCCGCCTTCCTGGACGACGACACGCTCGTCCGGACGCTCGACGAGCTCTACGAGGCGGTGGCGCCGGGCAGTTGGCTGGCGATCGACTTCGACGGCGAGGAGTTGGCCGGGCACCCGCGGGCGCTGGCGATGATGGGCCCGGCGTTCCGGATGCGCTCCCCCGGGGAGTTCGCGCCGCTGCTCGGTCGCTGGCAGCCGACGGGCGAGGGCCTCGTGCCGGTGGCCCGGTGGCGGCCGGTGGGCGAGCCGGAGCCGGTGCCGGACGCGTTCCACGGCGGGCTGGCCCGGCGTCCGACCGGCTGA
- a CDS encoding universal stress protein yields MNSANGAAVVVGVDGSESAARAVRLAAREAARRNRPLRVVHGFIWPLLRVPVTAPDQAPPGAGLRHQAEQLVGDAVATAEAQCPGLRVTGEIIDGEAAAVLLGESPAAALVVLGDRGLGGFAALVVGSVAVQVASYADCPVLVARGTARDAGPVVVGVDGSPRSRAAVEFAAATASTRGARLHALHAYTHPASAGPGDMQPLVYEEGRLRGEEDEVLVGSLAGIEERWPDVPVTREVVHARPVGALTAASRAAQLVVVGREGRGELSGLLLGSVSQGLLHHADCPVAVVRAPD; encoded by the coding sequence GTGAACTCGGCGAACGGCGCGGCGGTGGTGGTCGGCGTGGACGGCTCGGAGTCGGCGGCTCGGGCGGTGCGCCTGGCCGCCCGGGAGGCCGCCCGGCGGAACCGTCCGCTACGGGTGGTGCACGGATTCATCTGGCCGCTGCTGCGCGTGCCGGTGACCGCGCCCGACCAGGCGCCGCCCGGCGCCGGCCTGCGCCACCAGGCCGAGCAACTGGTCGGCGACGCGGTCGCGACCGCCGAGGCGCAGTGTCCCGGGCTGCGGGTCACCGGCGAGATCATCGACGGGGAGGCCGCCGCCGTGCTGCTCGGCGAGTCGCCCGCCGCCGCCCTCGTGGTGCTCGGTGACCGGGGGCTCGGCGGATTCGCCGCGCTCGTGGTCGGCTCCGTCGCGGTGCAGGTCGCCTCGTACGCCGACTGTCCGGTGCTGGTCGCCCGCGGGACGGCCCGCGACGCCGGTCCGGTGGTGGTCGGCGTGGACGGGTCGCCGCGCTCCCGGGCCGCGGTCGAGTTCGCCGCCGCGACCGCGTCCACGCGCGGCGCCCGGTTGCACGCGCTGCACGCCTACACCCACCCGGCCTCCGCGGGCCCCGGGGACATGCAGCCCCTGGTGTACGAGGAGGGGCGGCTGCGCGGCGAGGAGGACGAGGTGCTCGTCGGGTCGCTGGCCGGGATCGAGGAGCGCTGGCCGGACGTGCCGGTGACCCGCGAGGTGGTGCACGCCCGGCCGGTCGGCGCGCTCACCGCGGCCTCCCGCGCGGCCCAGCTGGTCGTGGTCGGCCGGGAGGGTCGCGGCGAGCTGAGCGGGTTGCTGCTCGGCTCGGTGAGCCAGGGGCTGCTGCACCACGCCGACTGCCCGGTCGCGGTGGTCCGCGCGCCCGACTGA
- a CDS encoding CDP-alcohol phosphatidyltransferase family protein, which translates to MSHRPAPAEQPGDAATVSTDRVLTLPNLISFVRLLGVPLFLYLFLVARADVVAVVVLALGGTSDWVDGWIARRLRQVSRLGELLDPLADRLYILATLLAFTAREVVPWQFTAALLARELLLLGSLGVLRRYGYGPPPVHYMGKTATFLLLAAFPILLLADAAPSVATAAGAIGWGLGWWGLVLYWVAGAMYVVQARRLVLAMRARRAGVTA; encoded by the coding sequence GTGTCGCATCGGCCGGCTCCGGCGGAGCAACCGGGGGATGCGGCGACGGTCTCGACGGACCGCGTCCTCACGTTGCCCAACCTGATCAGCTTCGTCCGGCTCCTCGGCGTGCCGCTGTTCCTCTATCTCTTCCTCGTGGCCCGGGCCGACGTGGTCGCCGTCGTGGTGCTGGCCCTGGGCGGCACCAGCGACTGGGTCGACGGCTGGATCGCACGGCGCCTGCGGCAGGTGAGCCGGTTGGGCGAGCTGCTGGACCCGCTGGCCGACCGGCTGTACATCCTGGCCACGTTGTTGGCGTTCACCGCCCGTGAGGTGGTGCCGTGGCAGTTCACCGCGGCGCTGCTGGCCCGTGAGCTGCTGCTGCTCGGCTCGTTGGGGGTGCTGCGCCGCTACGGCTACGGCCCGCCCCCGGTGCACTACATGGGCAAGACGGCGACGTTCCTGCTGCTGGCGGCGTTCCCGATCCTGCTGTTGGCCGACGCCGCGCCGAGCGTGGCCACCGCGGCCGGCGCGATCGGCTGGGGTCTGGGCTGGTGGGGCCTCGTTCTCTACTGGGTGGCCGGCGCGATGTACGTGGTGCAGGCGCGCCGCCTGGTCCTGGCGATGCGGGCACGACGCGCGGGGGTCACGGCGTGA
- the selB gene encoding selenocysteine-specific translation elongation factor, whose translation MWVVATAGHVDHGKSTLVRALTGMEPDRWAEERRRGMTIDLGFAWTTLPSGGTLAFVDVPGHERFVPNMLAGVGPVPAALIVVGADEGWMPQSAEHLAALDALGVSYGLLAVTRADLADPGPAVARAREEIAATSLGEVEAVPVSAVTGAGLPELRAALDRLVARLPDPDRDAPVRLWVDRAFTVRGSGTVVTGTLGGGRLRVGDELELAATGEPVRVRGLHSLGVAHPGVDAVARVAVNLRSLPRDRVGRGDALLSPGRFGRTDLVDVRLAGDPAADLPAALTLHVGSAAVPAHVRPLGPDTVRLRLARPLPLLIGDRALLRDPGRRHVAGGITVLDVEPPPLRRRGAAAARATVLAGLDGRPDPAGELRRRRLVRAGQLTRMGVPPTATPVAGDWLADPDHWRDLGRRLTAEVTRYAAEQPLAAGVPVDVLRHRLGLPDRSLVTALLRPPLRLHAGLVTAAPAGTLPEPVARAVAAVRAEYGDRPFQAPEAYHLADLGLGPREIGAAVRAGELLRLAENVVLLPGAPEHAVRVLAGLPQPFTLSAARQALGTTRRVAVPLLELLDRRGATRRLPGDAREVVRPPG comes from the coding sequence GTGTGGGTCGTCGCCACCGCCGGGCACGTCGACCACGGCAAGTCCACCCTGGTCCGGGCGCTGACCGGGATGGAACCGGACCGGTGGGCGGAGGAACGCCGCCGGGGCATGACCATCGACCTCGGCTTCGCCTGGACCACCCTGCCCTCCGGCGGCACGCTGGCGTTCGTCGACGTGCCCGGGCACGAACGGTTCGTACCGAACATGCTCGCCGGGGTCGGCCCGGTCCCGGCCGCGCTCATCGTCGTCGGCGCCGACGAGGGCTGGATGCCGCAGTCCGCCGAGCACCTGGCCGCGCTCGACGCGCTCGGGGTGTCGTACGGGCTGCTGGCGGTGACCCGCGCGGACCTGGCCGACCCGGGGCCGGCGGTGGCACGGGCCCGCGAGGAGATCGCCGCGACCTCGCTCGGCGAGGTGGAGGCGGTGCCGGTCTCCGCGGTCACCGGCGCCGGCCTGCCCGAGCTGCGCGCCGCCCTGGACCGCCTGGTCGCCCGGCTGCCCGACCCGGACCGGGACGCCCCGGTGCGGCTCTGGGTGGACCGGGCGTTCACCGTGCGCGGCAGCGGCACCGTGGTCACCGGCACCCTCGGCGGCGGCCGGCTGCGCGTCGGCGACGAACTCGAACTCGCCGCCACCGGGGAGCCGGTGCGGGTCCGCGGCCTGCACTCGCTCGGCGTCGCCCACCCCGGGGTCGACGCGGTGGCCCGGGTGGCGGTCAACCTGCGCAGCCTGCCCCGCGACCGGGTCGGGCGCGGCGACGCCCTGCTGAGCCCCGGCCGCTTCGGCCGCACCGACCTGGTCGACGTGCGCCTGGCCGGCGACCCGGCCGCCGACCTGCCGGCCGCCCTCACGCTGCACGTCGGCTCCGCGGCGGTGCCCGCCCACGTCCGGCCGCTGGGCCCGGACACGGTACGGCTACGCCTGGCCCGCCCGCTGCCGCTGCTCATCGGCGACCGGGCGCTGCTGCGCGACCCGGGCCGACGCCACGTCGCCGGCGGGATCACCGTGCTGGACGTGGAACCGCCGCCGCTGCGCCGGCGGGGCGCGGCGGCGGCCCGCGCCACCGTCCTGGCCGGCCTCGACGGGCGCCCCGACCCGGCCGGCGAACTGCGCCGCCGGCGGCTGGTCCGGGCCGGGCAGCTCACCCGGATGGGTGTGCCGCCGACCGCGACCCCGGTGGCCGGGGACTGGCTGGCCGACCCCGACCATTGGCGGGACCTGGGCCGGCGGCTCACCGCGGAGGTCACCCGGTACGCCGCCGAGCAGCCGCTCGCCGCCGGCGTGCCGGTCGACGTACTGCGTCACCGCCTCGGCCTGCCGGACCGGTCGCTGGTGACGGCGCTGCTACGCCCGCCGCTGCGACTGCACGCCGGCCTGGTCACCGCCGCGCCCGCCGGGACGCTGCCCGAACCGGTGGCCCGGGCCGTGGCGGCGGTCCGCGCCGAGTACGGCGACCGGCCGTTCCAGGCCCCCGAGGCGTACCACCTCGCCGACCTCGGCCTGGGCCCCCGGGAGATCGGCGCCGCGGTGCGGGCCGGCGAGCTGCTGAGGCTGGCCGAGAACGTGGTGCTGCTGCCGGGCGCCCCGGAGCACGCAGTGCGGGTCCTCGCCGGGCTGCCGCAGCCGTTCACGCTCAGCGCCGCCCGGCAGGCCCTCGGCACCACCCGCCGGGTGGCGGTGCCGCTGCTGGAGCTGCTGGACCGCCGCGGGGCCACCCGCCGGCTGCCCGGAGACGCCCGCGAGGTGGTCCGCCCGCCCGGCTGA
- the gcvH gene encoding glycine cleavage system protein GcvH: protein MIPEDLRYTAEHEWVVGGDGGVVRVGITHFAQDALGDIVFVQLPDSGAVVAAGESLGEIESTKSVSEIYAPLGGTVSARNEALTDTPEVINTDPYGAGWLVEITPDDPAAVDGLLTADAYRGLTES from the coding sequence GTGATTCCTGAGGATCTGCGGTACACCGCCGAGCACGAGTGGGTCGTCGGTGGTGACGGTGGTGTCGTCCGCGTCGGTATCACGCACTTCGCGCAGGACGCCCTGGGTGACATCGTGTTCGTGCAGTTGCCGGACTCCGGTGCGGTGGTGGCGGCGGGTGAGTCGCTGGGGGAGATCGAGTCGACGAAGAGTGTGTCGGAGATCTACGCGCCGTTGGGCGGCACGGTGTCGGCGCGCAACGAGGCGTTGACCGACACCCCGGAGGTGATCAACACGGATCCGTACGGTGCGGGTTGGTTGGTGGAGATCACTCCGGATGATCCGGCTGCGGTCGATGGTCTGTTGACCGCTGACGCGTACCGCGGGCTCACCGAGAGCTGA
- a CDS encoding FHA domain-containing protein, with translation MTRPDDEFPPLDVTSTLNLGSLDEVLEGPDTDVVPSRMSGSLPPGMALLVVRRGPNAGARFLLDHDVTTSGRHPDSDIFLDDVTVSRRHAEFHRDGGTFTVRDVGSLNGTYVNRERVEAATLSNGDEVQIGKFRVVFIAGPRPEEEAGRG, from the coding sequence ATGACGCGCCCAGACGACGAGTTCCCCCCGCTCGACGTCACTTCGACGCTCAATCTCGGTTCGCTCGACGAAGTGCTGGAGGGGCCGGACACCGATGTGGTGCCGAGCCGCATGTCCGGTTCGTTGCCGCCGGGAATGGCGTTGCTCGTGGTTCGCCGGGGCCCGAATGCGGGTGCCCGGTTCCTGTTGGACCACGATGTGACGACGAGTGGGCGGCACCCGGACAGTGACATTTTCCTCGACGACGTGACGGTGTCGCGGCGGCACGCGGAGTTCCACCGGGACGGTGGCACGTTCACGGTGCGGGACGTGGGCAGCCTGAACGGCACGTATGTGAACCGGGAGCGGGTCGAGGCGGCCACGTTGAGCAATGGTGACGAGGTGCAGATCGGCAAGTTCCGGGTGGTGTTCATCGCCGGTCCGCGCCCGGAGGAGGAGGCCGGCCGGGGGTGA
- the selA gene encoding L-seryl-tRNA(Sec) selenium transferase, which produces MREADPRRRVPRTDALLADPALAAAAGTFGRDRVKAAIVAAQQRARRGELTPEGVRDAALAGLTGRTPRPVLNATGVVLHTNLGRAPLAPAAVDALVAAAGHTDVELDLATGRRARRGREALDALAAAVPDAPAVHVVNNGAAALVLAATALAAGREIVVSRGELVEIGDGFRLPDLLASTGARLREVGTTNRTTRADYAAAIGPDTGFVLKVHPSNFLVTGFTSAVPVGELAALGVPVVADIGSGLLAPDPLLPDEPDAATTLRAGAHLVTASGDKLLGGPQAGLLLGTADLVERLRRHPLARALRVDKLTLAALAATLHAPATPTGEALHADPGRLRARTERLRDLLGADGCKAEVVPAAAVVGGGGAPGVELDSWALSLPERYALPLRTGDPAILGRVLHGRLLLDLRAVPDTADDRVRAAILRVAG; this is translated from the coding sequence ATGCGTGAGGCGGACCCGCGTCGGCGGGTGCCGCGCACCGACGCGCTGCTCGCCGACCCGGCGCTTGCGGCTGCCGCCGGCACGTTCGGCCGCGACCGGGTCAAGGCCGCGATCGTCGCGGCCCAGCAGCGGGCCCGCCGCGGCGAGCTCACCCCCGAGGGGGTACGCGACGCGGCGCTGGCCGGGCTGACCGGGCGCACCCCACGGCCGGTGCTGAACGCCACAGGCGTCGTGCTGCACACCAACCTCGGCCGGGCACCCCTCGCGCCGGCGGCCGTGGACGCGCTCGTCGCCGCCGCCGGACACACCGACGTGGAACTCGACCTGGCGACCGGCCGGCGGGCCCGGCGCGGCCGAGAGGCGCTCGACGCGCTCGCCGCCGCCGTGCCCGACGCGCCAGCCGTGCACGTGGTCAACAACGGCGCCGCCGCGCTGGTGCTTGCCGCCACCGCGCTCGCCGCCGGCCGGGAGATCGTGGTCAGCCGCGGCGAGCTGGTCGAGATCGGCGACGGGTTCCGCCTGCCCGACCTGCTGGCCAGCACCGGCGCCCGGCTGCGCGAGGTGGGCACCACCAACCGCACCACCCGCGCCGACTACGCCGCCGCGATCGGCCCGGACACCGGCTTCGTGCTCAAGGTGCACCCGTCGAACTTCCTGGTCACCGGCTTCACCTCGGCCGTGCCGGTCGGCGAGCTGGCCGCGCTCGGCGTGCCTGTGGTCGCCGACATCGGCTCCGGCCTGCTCGCCCCCGACCCGCTGCTGCCCGACGAGCCGGACGCGGCGACCACGCTGCGCGCCGGCGCCCACCTGGTCACCGCAAGCGGCGACAAGCTGCTCGGCGGGCCGCAGGCCGGCCTGCTGCTCGGCACCGCCGACCTGGTCGAACGGCTGCGCCGGCACCCCCTCGCGCGGGCGCTGCGGGTGGACAAGCTCACCCTCGCCGCGCTGGCCGCCACCCTGCACGCGCCGGCCACCCCGACCGGCGAGGCCCTGCACGCCGACCCGGGCCGGCTGCGCGCCCGCACCGAACGGCTGCGCGACCTGCTCGGCGCCGACGGCTGCAAGGCCGAGGTGGTGCCGGCCGCGGCGGTCGTCGGCGGCGGCGGCGCGCCCGGCGTGGAGCTGGACTCGTGGGCGCTGAGCCTGCCCGAGCGGTACGCGCTGCCGCTGCGCACCGGCGACCCGGCGATCCTCGGCCGGGTGCTGCACGGCCGGCTCCTGCTGGACCTGCGCGCCGTGCCCGACACCGCCGACGACCGAGTCCGCGCGGCGATCCTGCGCGTGGCGGGCTGA
- a CDS encoding MarR family transcriptional regulator, whose protein sequence is MERPPNLAAAVEAAAEALIGVLDSATSRHTVSVSPTQLRVLSLIVSHPDTNVNRLAELLDVVPSSASRLCDRLEAVGLLRRAADPRDRREVRLIPTNAAESLLRELQERRHRAVQAVLDRMPHRVQHDLLLALLAFGQAAAMATPQAGSDSTARTA, encoded by the coding sequence GTGGAGCGACCTCCGAATCTTGCCGCGGCCGTCGAGGCGGCTGCCGAGGCGCTCATCGGTGTGCTCGACTCGGCCACGTCGCGGCACACGGTGAGCGTCTCGCCCACCCAGCTGCGGGTGCTGTCGCTGATCGTGTCGCATCCCGACACCAACGTGAACCGGCTGGCCGAGTTGCTGGACGTGGTTCCGTCGTCGGCCAGCCGGCTCTGTGACCGGCTGGAGGCGGTGGGCCTGCTGCGCCGGGCGGCCGACCCGCGGGACCGGCGCGAGGTGCGGCTCATCCCCACGAACGCGGCCGAGTCGCTGCTGCGGGAGTTGCAGGAGCGGCGGCACCGGGCGGTGCAGGCGGTGCTCGACCGGATGCCCCACCGGGTGCAGCACGACCTGCTGCTGGCGCTGTTGGCGTTCGGCCAGGCGGCCGCGATGGCGACGCCGCAGGCCGGCTCCGACTCGACCGCCCGCACGGCCTGA
- a CDS encoding DUF881 domain-containing protein produces MSEEHRETGTGWPKPAEPGRPSGPAGEPDPRPDAPDPDELSPLAPVEPVEPAEPLAPVEPAEREDVPAPAEEPGARARPERVSGARRLTSAGAMIAVLLALLGFTLVVQLKTTSTDPTLAATREEDLVRISSDLDARERRLRQDIEALEESQRQLRSGEQGRQAALEEATRRADELGILAGTLPAVGPGLEVRFSGPDKAMSSTRILDAVQELRGAGAEAMQIQGADGTAVRIIASTYFVEASGGGLLVDGRRLGGPYSLLVIGDPATMRTALNIPGGVVSAVREAGGNVTSEDREVVEVSQLHAPIKLDHARPVS; encoded by the coding sequence ATGAGCGAGGAGCACAGGGAGACGGGCACGGGGTGGCCGAAGCCGGCGGAGCCGGGGCGGCCGTCGGGTCCGGCTGGTGAGCCGGATCCTCGTCCGGATGCGCCGGATCCGGACGAGTTGAGCCCGTTGGCGCCGGTCGAGCCGGTGGAACCTGCCGAGCCGTTGGCGCCGGTCGAGCCGGCGGAACGGGAGGACGTGCCGGCGCCGGCGGAGGAGCCGGGGGCGCGGGCGCGGCCGGAGCGGGTGTCCGGGGCGCGGCGGTTGACGTCGGCGGGCGCGATGATCGCGGTGCTGCTGGCGTTGCTGGGTTTCACCCTGGTGGTGCAGTTGAAGACGACGTCGACGGATCCGACGCTCGCGGCGACGCGGGAGGAGGACCTGGTCCGGATCTCGTCGGACCTGGACGCGCGGGAGCGGCGGCTGCGGCAGGACATCGAGGCGTTGGAGGAGAGCCAGCGGCAGTTGCGTTCGGGTGAGCAGGGTCGGCAGGCGGCGCTGGAGGAGGCGACGCGGCGGGCGGACGAGTTGGGCATTCTGGCGGGGACCCTGCCGGCGGTGGGGCCGGGTCTGGAGGTGCGGTTCTCGGGGCCGGACAAGGCGATGTCGTCGACGCGGATCCTGGACGCGGTGCAGGAGTTGCGGGGTGCGGGCGCGGAGGCGATGCAGATCCAGGGTGCGGACGGCACCGCGGTGCGGATCATCGCGTCGACGTATTTCGTGGAAGCGTCGGGTGGTGGCCTGCTGGTGGACGGGCGGCGGTTGGGTGGCCCGTACTCGCTCCTGGTGATCGGTGATCCGGCGACGATGCGTACGGCCTTGAACATTCCGGGCGGGGTGGTCTCCGCGGTGCGGGAGGCCGGCGGTAACGTGACGTCCGAGGATCGTGAGGTTGTGGAGGTTTCGCAGCTGCACGCGCCGATCAAGCTGGACCACGCCCGGCCGGTTTCCTGA
- a CDS encoding small basic family protein, whose amino-acid sequence MIAVLALLAGVVLGVYLDPTVPAALQPYLPIAVVAALDAVFGGVRAKLDRIFDDKQFVVSFISNVLVAGLIVYLGDQLGVGGQLSTGVVVVLGVRIFGNVAAIRRHLFRA is encoded by the coding sequence ATGATCGCGGTGCTGGCGTTGCTCGCTGGTGTGGTGCTCGGGGTGTATCTGGACCCCACGGTGCCGGCGGCGTTGCAGCCGTATCTGCCGATCGCGGTGGTGGCCGCGTTGGACGCGGTGTTCGGTGGGGTGCGGGCGAAGCTGGACCGGATCTTCGACGACAAGCAGTTCGTGGTGTCGTTCATCTCGAATGTGCTGGTGGCGGGCCTGATCGTGTATCTGGGTGACCAGTTGGGCGTGGGTGGTCAGTTGTCCACTGGTGTGGTGGTCGTGCTCGGGGTGCGCATCTTCGGAAATGTGGCGGCGATCCGTCGGCACCTGTTCCGGGCGTAG